The following are from one region of the Variovorax sp. V213 genome:
- a CDS encoding histidine phosphatase family protein, with protein sequence MPTPKPDSTTELILIRHGETAWNRELRFQGHADVPLNDIGHEQARRLGLRLASETAQHIISSDLMRAQQTAAPAALQLSLPVVTSAGLREQHFGIVEGMRADEIQALHPRAWEQWLEFREDHAMPEGESAREFHARIVAALGTLAATHRGQHLIVVTHGGVLDMVWRTARGLSLSGPRQSDIPNAGFNRIRIADPAMPDAIEIVDWADTRHLADLPPQPTYDQRRHLVKS encoded by the coding sequence GGCGAAACCGCCTGGAACCGCGAACTGCGCTTCCAGGGGCATGCCGACGTGCCGCTCAACGACATCGGGCACGAGCAGGCACGCCGCCTCGGCCTGCGGCTGGCGAGCGAAACGGCGCAGCACATCATCAGCAGCGACCTCATGCGGGCGCAGCAAACGGCCGCGCCCGCAGCGCTGCAACTGTCACTGCCGGTGGTCACGTCGGCGGGTCTGCGCGAGCAGCATTTCGGCATTGTCGAAGGCATGCGGGCCGACGAGATCCAGGCGCTGCATCCCCGCGCCTGGGAGCAATGGCTGGAGTTTCGCGAGGATCACGCCATGCCCGAGGGCGAGTCGGCGCGCGAGTTCCATGCGCGCATCGTCGCCGCGCTCGGAACCCTGGCCGCCACGCATCGCGGACAGCACTTGATCGTGGTCACCCATGGCGGCGTGCTCGACATGGTGTGGCGCACCGCCCGTGGGCTCAGCCTCAGCGGGCCGCGCCAGAGCGACATTCCGAATGCGGGCTTCAACCGCATCCGCATCGCCGATCCCGCGATGCCCGATGCGATCGAGATCGTCGACTGGGCCGACACGCGGCATCTTGCCGACCTGCCGCCGCAGCCGACCTACGACCAGCGGCGGCATCTCGTGAAGAGCTGA